One genomic region from Pogoniulus pusillus isolate bPogPus1 chromosome 40, bPogPus1.pri, whole genome shotgun sequence encodes:
- the SLC4A1 gene encoding band 3 anion transport protein isoform X1: protein MEGHGQEAYEEGMRRSLDPEGYEDHGVRGSHLSLGEMSRAGAGTGSPLHAWRARAEELTPLRQYLPSRRGCYDLDGRRRAAGAPSGQVIPRGGGQPSSVTDVDLEAAGSRRPGSRRETHEGYVELHELVMDTTKELCWMEAGHWLKLEEDFKEAGHWSQPHLSFLTYRSLLEIHRALAKGAVLLDVAATSLAAIAHVLIDQMIYEGQIKPEDRDDILRTLLLQHKHPNETESVKTLPPAQLQRSGTGRGETEQPLLREQQPLEMRRLAGTEQGSSKPQLPEKVPEDAEATLVLVGCAAFLEQPTLAFVRLKEAVTLDGVLDVPLPVRFLFVVLGPDSPHISYHEIGRAVATMMSERVFRRDAYLADGRQDLLRGVEDFLEASIVLPPTETPNEQLLRSLVPLQHELLRRRYQPQEKAAGEAFIKDLGLEEAAPEDDDPLRRTGRPFGGLVRDICRRYPKYPSDIKDALSPQCLAAVIFIYFAALSPAVTFGGLLGEKTKGMMGVSELLISTCVQCVLFSLFSAQPLLVVGFSGPLLVFEEAFYSFCSANDMEYIVGRVWIGFWLILLVLVVVACEGSFLVRYLSRYTQEIFSFLISLIFIYETFSKLITIFKDHPLQRVYDVKATYEPKVPEPNTALLSLVLMAGTFFLAFFLRKFKNSAFLPGKARRLIGDFGVPISILIMALVDFFIQDTYTQKLSVPKGLQVTNSSARGWFINPMGLGKVFPIWMMFASVVPALLVFILIFLETQITTLIVSKPERKLVKGTGFHLDLLLIVAMGGLAALFGMPWLSATTVRTITHANALTVMSKTSAPGEKSQILEVKEQRISGLLVAVLIGVSILMEPILKYIPLAVLFGIFLYMGVTSLFGIQLFDRILLLLMPPKYHPREPYVTRVKTWRMHLFTLIQVLVLVLLWVVKSTPASLALPFVLILTVPLRRFLLPKIFRDIELRCLDADDAVVTFEEAEGTDVYNEVQMPT, encoded by the exons ATGGAGGGGCACGGCCAG GAGGCTTACGAGGAGGGGATGCGGAGGAGCCTCGACCCTGAGGGATACGAAGACCACGGCGTAAGAGGCTCCCACCTGTCGCTGGGCGAGATGAGCA GGGCTGGCGCTGGCACCGGGTCCCCCTTGCACGCATGGAGGGCCAGAGCCGAGGAGCTGACGCCCCTGCG GCAGTATCTGCCCAGCCGCCGGGGATGCTATGACCTGGATGGGAGGAGGCGTGCAGCAGGGGCCCCCTCGGGACAGGTGATCCCCCGTGGTGGGGGGCAAC cttcaTCGGTGACCGATGTGGACCTGGAGgcggcagggagcaggaggcctGGGTCCCGACGGGAGACCCATGAG ggctaCGTGGAGCTGCATGAGCTGGTCATGGACACCACGAAGGAGCTGTGCTGGATGGAGGCTGGCCACTGGCTCAAGCTGGAGGAGGACTTCAAGGAAGCAGGGCACTGGAGCCAGCCCCATCTCTCCTTCCTGACCTACCGCAGCCTCCTGGAGATCCATCGGGCTTTGGCCAAAG GTGCTGTGCTCCTCGACGTGGCAGCCACCTCGTTGGCAGCCATCGCCCATGTCCTCATTGACCAGATGATCTACGAGGGGCAGATCAAGCCCGAGGACCGGGACGACATCCTGAGgacgctgctgctgcagcacaa ACACCCCAATGAGACTGAATCAGTGAAGaccctgccaccagcacagctgcagcgcTCCGGTACCGGCCGGGGAGAGACCGAGCAGCCGCTGCTGcgggagcagcagcccctggagaTGCGCAGGCTGGCGGGGACCGAGCAG GGGAGCAGCAAGCCCCAGCTGCCTGAGAAGGTCCCTGAGGATGCCGAGGCCACGCTGGTCCTCGTGG gctgtgcagccttcctggagcagcCAACGTTGGCCTTTGTGcgcctgaaggaggctgtgacCCTGGATGGGGTCCTGGACGTGCCCCTGCCTGTTCGCTTCCTCTTCGTGGTCCTGGGCCCTGACAGTCCCCACATCAGCTACCACGAGATCGGCCGCGCTGTGGCCACCATGATGTCTGAGAGG GTCTTTCGCCGGGATGCCTACCTGGCCGATGGCCGCCAGGACCTGCTGCGGGGGGTTGAGGACTTCCTGGAGGCCAGCATCGTCCTGCCACCCACGGAGACCCCAAATGAGCAGCTCCTCCGCAGCCTGGTGCCGCTGCAGCATGAGCTCCTCCGCCGCCGCTACCAGccccaggagaaggcagctgGAGAAGCCTTCATAAAAGACCTGG GGCTAGAGGAGGCGGCGCCGGAGGACGACGATCCCCTGCGCAGGACGGGGAGGCCTTTTGGGGGGCTGGTGCGGGACATCTGCCGCCGGTACCCCAAATACCCCAGCGACATCAAGGACGCCCTCAGCCCCCAGTGTCTGGCCGCTGTCATCTTCATCTACTTCGCGGCACTGTCACCTGCTGTCACCTTTGGAGGCTTGCTGG gtGAGAAGACCAAGGGCATGATGGGGGTGTCAGAGCTGCTCATCTCCACCTGCGTGCAGTGCGTCCTCTTCAGCCTCTTcagtgcccagcccctgctggtCGTTGGCTTCTCAGGGCCCCTCCTTGTCTTCGAGGAAGCCTTCTACTCG TTCTGCAGTGCCAATGACATGGAGTACATCGTGGGCAGGGTCTGGATTGGCTTCTGGTTGatcctgctggtgctggtggtggtggcctGTGAGGGCAGCTTCCTGGTGCGCTACCTGTCCCGCTACACCCAGGAGATcttctccttcctcatctccctcaTCTTCATCTATGAGAccttctccaagctcatcacg atCTTCAAGGACCACCCACTGCAGCGAGTGTATGATGTGAAGGCCACGTATGAGCCCAAGGTGCCAGAGCccaacacagctctgctgtccctcgTGCTTATGGCTGGCACCTTCTTCCTGGCCTTCTTCCTCCGCAAGTTCAAGAACAGTGCCTTCCTGCCTGGCAAG GCCCGGCGGCTGATTGGGGACTTCGGGGTGCCCATCTCCATCCTCATCATGGCACTGGTGGACTTCTTCATCCAGGACACCTACACGCAG AAACTGAGTGTCCCCAAGGGGCTGCAGGTCACCAACTCCTCCGCCCGGGGCTGGTTTATCAACCCCATGGGGCTGGGCAAGGTCTTCCCCATCTGGATGATGTTTGCCTCCGTGGTGCCTGCCCTGCTGGTCTTCATCCTCATCTTCCTCGAGACGCAGATCACCAC CCTCATTGTCAGCAAGCCAgagaggaagctggtgaagggcaccGGCTTCCACCTGGACCTGCTGCTGATCGTGGCCATGGGGGGGCTGGCCGCTCTCTTTGGCATGCCCTGGCTCAGTGCCACCACCGTCCGCACCATCACCCACGCCAACGCCCTCACTGTCATGAGCAAGACCTCTGCCCCTGGCGAGAAGTCCCAGATCTTGGAGGTGAAGGAGCAGCGCATCAGCGGCCTGCTGGTGGCAGTGCTCATCG GTGTCTCCATCCTCATGGAGCCCATCCTGAAGTACATCCCCCTGGCCGTGCTCTTTGGCATCTTCCTCTACATGGGGGTCACCTCCCTCTTTGGCATCCAGCTCTTCGACCGCATCCTGCTCTTGCTGATGCCACCCAAGTACCACCCCCGTGAGCCCTACGTCACCCGG gtgAAGACCTGGCGGATGCACCTCTTCACCTTGATCCAGGTCCTGGtccttgtgctgctgtgggtggtgAAGTCCACCCCAGCCTCACTGGCACTGCCCTTCGTCCTCATCCTCACTGTGCCCCTGCGGCGCTTCCTGCTGCCCAAGATCTTCCGGGACATCGAGCTCAGATGT CTGGATGCAGATGACGCCGTGGTGACCTTtgaggaggcagagggcacagatgTGTACAACGAGGTGCAGATGCCCACCTAA
- the SLC4A1 gene encoding band 3 anion transport protein isoform X2 — protein MEGHGQEAYEEGMRRSLDPEGYEDHGVRGSHLSLGEMSTSSVTDVDLEAAGSRRPGSRRETHEGYVELHELVMDTTKELCWMEAGHWLKLEEDFKEAGHWSQPHLSFLTYRSLLEIHRALAKGAVLLDVAATSLAAIAHVLIDQMIYEGQIKPEDRDDILRTLLLQHKHPNETESVKTLPPAQLQRSGTGRGETEQPLLREQQPLEMRRLAGTEQGSSKPQLPEKVPEDAEATLVLVGCAAFLEQPTLAFVRLKEAVTLDGVLDVPLPVRFLFVVLGPDSPHISYHEIGRAVATMMSERVFRRDAYLADGRQDLLRGVEDFLEASIVLPPTETPNEQLLRSLVPLQHELLRRRYQPQEKAAGEAFIKDLGLEEAAPEDDDPLRRTGRPFGGLVRDICRRYPKYPSDIKDALSPQCLAAVIFIYFAALSPAVTFGGLLGEKTKGMMGVSELLISTCVQCVLFSLFSAQPLLVVGFSGPLLVFEEAFYSFCSANDMEYIVGRVWIGFWLILLVLVVVACEGSFLVRYLSRYTQEIFSFLISLIFIYETFSKLITIFKDHPLQRVYDVKATYEPKVPEPNTALLSLVLMAGTFFLAFFLRKFKNSAFLPGKARRLIGDFGVPISILIMALVDFFIQDTYTQKLSVPKGLQVTNSSARGWFINPMGLGKVFPIWMMFASVVPALLVFILIFLETQITTLIVSKPERKLVKGTGFHLDLLLIVAMGGLAALFGMPWLSATTVRTITHANALTVMSKTSAPGEKSQILEVKEQRISGLLVAVLIGVSILMEPILKYIPLAVLFGIFLYMGVTSLFGIQLFDRILLLLMPPKYHPREPYVTRVKTWRMHLFTLIQVLVLVLLWVVKSTPASLALPFVLILTVPLRRFLLPKIFRDIELRCLDADDAVVTFEEAEGTDVYNEVQMPT, from the exons ATGGAGGGGCACGGCCAG GAGGCTTACGAGGAGGGGATGCGGAGGAGCCTCGACCCTGAGGGATACGAAGACCACGGCGTAAGAGGCTCCCACCTGTCGCTGGGCGAGATGAGCA cttcaTCGGTGACCGATGTGGACCTGGAGgcggcagggagcaggaggcctGGGTCCCGACGGGAGACCCATGAG ggctaCGTGGAGCTGCATGAGCTGGTCATGGACACCACGAAGGAGCTGTGCTGGATGGAGGCTGGCCACTGGCTCAAGCTGGAGGAGGACTTCAAGGAAGCAGGGCACTGGAGCCAGCCCCATCTCTCCTTCCTGACCTACCGCAGCCTCCTGGAGATCCATCGGGCTTTGGCCAAAG GTGCTGTGCTCCTCGACGTGGCAGCCACCTCGTTGGCAGCCATCGCCCATGTCCTCATTGACCAGATGATCTACGAGGGGCAGATCAAGCCCGAGGACCGGGACGACATCCTGAGgacgctgctgctgcagcacaa ACACCCCAATGAGACTGAATCAGTGAAGaccctgccaccagcacagctgcagcgcTCCGGTACCGGCCGGGGAGAGACCGAGCAGCCGCTGCTGcgggagcagcagcccctggagaTGCGCAGGCTGGCGGGGACCGAGCAG GGGAGCAGCAAGCCCCAGCTGCCTGAGAAGGTCCCTGAGGATGCCGAGGCCACGCTGGTCCTCGTGG gctgtgcagccttcctggagcagcCAACGTTGGCCTTTGTGcgcctgaaggaggctgtgacCCTGGATGGGGTCCTGGACGTGCCCCTGCCTGTTCGCTTCCTCTTCGTGGTCCTGGGCCCTGACAGTCCCCACATCAGCTACCACGAGATCGGCCGCGCTGTGGCCACCATGATGTCTGAGAGG GTCTTTCGCCGGGATGCCTACCTGGCCGATGGCCGCCAGGACCTGCTGCGGGGGGTTGAGGACTTCCTGGAGGCCAGCATCGTCCTGCCACCCACGGAGACCCCAAATGAGCAGCTCCTCCGCAGCCTGGTGCCGCTGCAGCATGAGCTCCTCCGCCGCCGCTACCAGccccaggagaaggcagctgGAGAAGCCTTCATAAAAGACCTGG GGCTAGAGGAGGCGGCGCCGGAGGACGACGATCCCCTGCGCAGGACGGGGAGGCCTTTTGGGGGGCTGGTGCGGGACATCTGCCGCCGGTACCCCAAATACCCCAGCGACATCAAGGACGCCCTCAGCCCCCAGTGTCTGGCCGCTGTCATCTTCATCTACTTCGCGGCACTGTCACCTGCTGTCACCTTTGGAGGCTTGCTGG gtGAGAAGACCAAGGGCATGATGGGGGTGTCAGAGCTGCTCATCTCCACCTGCGTGCAGTGCGTCCTCTTCAGCCTCTTcagtgcccagcccctgctggtCGTTGGCTTCTCAGGGCCCCTCCTTGTCTTCGAGGAAGCCTTCTACTCG TTCTGCAGTGCCAATGACATGGAGTACATCGTGGGCAGGGTCTGGATTGGCTTCTGGTTGatcctgctggtgctggtggtggtggcctGTGAGGGCAGCTTCCTGGTGCGCTACCTGTCCCGCTACACCCAGGAGATcttctccttcctcatctccctcaTCTTCATCTATGAGAccttctccaagctcatcacg atCTTCAAGGACCACCCACTGCAGCGAGTGTATGATGTGAAGGCCACGTATGAGCCCAAGGTGCCAGAGCccaacacagctctgctgtccctcgTGCTTATGGCTGGCACCTTCTTCCTGGCCTTCTTCCTCCGCAAGTTCAAGAACAGTGCCTTCCTGCCTGGCAAG GCCCGGCGGCTGATTGGGGACTTCGGGGTGCCCATCTCCATCCTCATCATGGCACTGGTGGACTTCTTCATCCAGGACACCTACACGCAG AAACTGAGTGTCCCCAAGGGGCTGCAGGTCACCAACTCCTCCGCCCGGGGCTGGTTTATCAACCCCATGGGGCTGGGCAAGGTCTTCCCCATCTGGATGATGTTTGCCTCCGTGGTGCCTGCCCTGCTGGTCTTCATCCTCATCTTCCTCGAGACGCAGATCACCAC CCTCATTGTCAGCAAGCCAgagaggaagctggtgaagggcaccGGCTTCCACCTGGACCTGCTGCTGATCGTGGCCATGGGGGGGCTGGCCGCTCTCTTTGGCATGCCCTGGCTCAGTGCCACCACCGTCCGCACCATCACCCACGCCAACGCCCTCACTGTCATGAGCAAGACCTCTGCCCCTGGCGAGAAGTCCCAGATCTTGGAGGTGAAGGAGCAGCGCATCAGCGGCCTGCTGGTGGCAGTGCTCATCG GTGTCTCCATCCTCATGGAGCCCATCCTGAAGTACATCCCCCTGGCCGTGCTCTTTGGCATCTTCCTCTACATGGGGGTCACCTCCCTCTTTGGCATCCAGCTCTTCGACCGCATCCTGCTCTTGCTGATGCCACCCAAGTACCACCCCCGTGAGCCCTACGTCACCCGG gtgAAGACCTGGCGGATGCACCTCTTCACCTTGATCCAGGTCCTGGtccttgtgctgctgtgggtggtgAAGTCCACCCCAGCCTCACTGGCACTGCCCTTCGTCCTCATCCTCACTGTGCCCCTGCGGCGCTTCCTGCTGCCCAAGATCTTCCGGGACATCGAGCTCAGATGT CTGGATGCAGATGACGCCGTGGTGACCTTtgaggaggcagagggcacagatgTGTACAACGAGGTGCAGATGCCCACCTAA